A genomic stretch from Larimichthys crocea isolate SSNF chromosome XXII, L_crocea_2.0, whole genome shotgun sequence includes:
- the cltca gene encoding clathrin, heavy chain a (Hc) isoform X1, with product MAQILPIRFQEHLQLQNLGINPANIGFSTLTMESDKFICIREKVGEQTQVVIIDMADPNTPIRRPISADSAIMNPASKVIALKDAAKTLQIFNIEMKSKMKAHTMTDDVTFWKWISLNTVALVTDNAVYHWSMEGDSQPVKVFDRHSSLAGCQIINYRTDAKQKWLLLIGISAQQNRVVGAMQLYSVDRKVSQPIEGHAASFAQFKMEGNSEESTLFCFAVRGQAGGKLHIIEVGTPPTGNQPFPKKAVDVFFPPEAQNDFPVAMQISSKQDVVFLITKYGYIHLYDLETGTCIYMNRISGETIFVTAPHEATSGIIGVNRKGQVLSVCVEEENIIPYITNVLQNPDLALRLAVRNNLAGAEELFARKFNNLFAAGNYSEAAKVAANAPKGILRTPDTIRRFQSVPTQPGQTSPLLQYFGILLDQGQLNKFESLELCRPVLQQGRKQLLEKWLKEDKLECSEELGDLVKAVDPTLALSVYLRANVPNKVIQCFAETGQFPKIVLYAKKVGYTPDWIFLLRNVMRINPEQGLQFAQMLVQDEEPLADITQIVDVFMEYNLIQQCTSFLLDALKNNRPSEGPLQTRLLEMNLMHAPQVADAILGNQMFTNYDRAHIAQLCEKAGLLQRALEHYTDLYDIKRAVVHTHLLNPEWLVNFFGSLSVEDSLECLRAMLSANIRQNLQICVQVASKYHEQLTTQSLTELFESFKSFEGLFYFLGSIVNFSQDPEVHFKYIQAACKTGQIKEVERICRESNCYDPERVKNFLKEAKLTDQLPLIIVCDRFDFVHDLVLYLYRNNLQKYIEIYVQKVNPSRLPVVVGGLLDVDCSEDVIKSLILVVRGQFSTDELVAEVEKRNRLKLLLPWLESRIHEGCEEPATHNALAKIYIDSNNNPERFLRENPYYDSRVVGKYCEKRDPHLACVSYERGQCDQELINVCNENSLFKSLSRYLVRRKDPDLWASVLLEANPFRRPLIDQVVQTALSETQDPEEVSVTVKAFMTADLPNELIELLEKIVLDNSVFSEHRNLQNLLILTAIKADRTRVMEYISRLDNYDAPDIANIAISNELFEEAFAIFKKFDVNTSAVQVLIEHIGNLDRAYEFAERCNEPAVWSQLAKAQLQKDLVKEAIDSYIKADDPSAYMEVVQAADKSGNWEDLVKFLQMARKKARESYVETELIFALAKTNRLAELEEFINGPNNAHIQQVGDRCYDEKMYDAAKLLYNNVSNFGRLASTLVHLGEYQAAVDGARKANSTRTWKEVCFACVDGKEFRLAQMCGLHIVVHADELEELINYYQDRGYFEELITMLEAALGLERAHMGMFTELAILYSKFKPQKMREHLELFWSRVNIPKVLRAAEQAHLWAELVFLYDKYEEFDNAIITMMNHPTDAWKEGQFKDIITKVANVELYYKATQFYLEFKPLLLNDLLIVLSPRLDHSRAVNFFSKVKQLPLVKPYLRSVQNHNNKSVNEALNNLFITEEDYQALRTSIDAYDNFDNISLAQRLEKHELIEFRRIAAYLFKGNNRWKQSVELCKKDKLYKDAMQYASESKDTELAEELLSWFLQEDKKECFAACLFTCYDLLRPDVVLETAWRHNIMDFSMPYFIQVMREYLSKVDKLETSESLRKEEEQATETQPIVYGTPQLMLTAGPSVPVPPQQAYGYGYQAPAGYTQPAAQPGFGYGM from the exons CTCCAAAATTTAGGGATCAATCCGGCCAACATAGGCTTCAGCACCCTGACCATGGAGTCGGATAAGTTCATCTGTATCCGGGAGAAGGTGGGGGAGCAGACTCAGGTGGTGATCATTGACATGGCAGACCCCAATACACCTATCCGCAGGCCCATCTCAGCTGACAGCGCCATCATGAATCCAGCCAGCAAGGTCATTGCACTTAAAG ATG CTGCCAAAACCCTTCAGATCTTCAACATTGAGATGAAGAGCAAGATGAAGGCGCACACCATGACAGACGATGTTACCTTCTGGAAGTGGATCTCCCTGAACACAGTTGCACTCGTGACTGACAATGCCGTCTACCACTGGAGCATGGAGGGCGACTCACAGCCCGTGAAAGTCTTTGACCGCCATTCCAGCCTGGCAGGCTGCCAGATCATCAACTACCGCACTGACGCCAAGCAGAAATGGCTCCTGCTCATTGGCATCTCAGCCCAG CAAAATCGGGTGGTGGGAGCCATGCAGCTCTACTCCGTTGACAGAAAGGTTTCTCAGCCTATTGAAGGCCACGCTGCCAGCTTCGCCCAGTTCAAGATGGAGGGGAATTCAGAGGAGTCAACTTTGTTCTGCTTTGCTGTCAGAGGCCAGGCCGGAGGAAAG TTGCACATCATTGAAGTGGGAACCCCACCAACTGGCAACCAGCCATTTCCAAAGAAAGCAGTGGATGTGTTCTTCCCTCCAGAAGCCCAGAACGACTTCCCTGTGGCCATGCAG ATAAGCTCCAAGCAAGATGTGGTTTTCCTCATTACCAAATACGGCTACATTCACCTGTATGACCTGGAGACGGGCACCTGCATCTACATGAACCGCATCAGCGGAGAGACCATCTTTGTTACCGCTCCACACGAGGCCACCTCAGGCATCATCGGCGTCAACAGGAAGGGACAG GTGCTGTCAGTCTGCGTGGAAGAGGAAAACATCATCCCCTACATCACTAACGTGCTCCAGAATCCAGATCTGGCTCTCCGCTTAGCTGTCCGCAACAACCTCGCCGGTGCTGAAGAGCTCTTTGCACGCAAGTTCAACAACCTGTTTGCTGCTGGCAACTACTCTGAGGCTGCCAAGGTCGCCGCCAATGCACCAAAG GGTATCCTGCGAACCCCAGACACCATCCGTCGCTTTCAGAGTGTTCCCACTCAGCCGGGCCAGACCTCTCCCTTGTTGCAGTACTTTGGTATCCTGTTGGACCAGGGCCAGCTTAACAAGTTCGAGTCCCTGGAGCTCTGCAGGCCTGTCCTCCAGCAGGGACGAAAGCAGCTTCTGGAGAAGTGGCTGAAGGAAGACAAG TTGGAGTGTTCAGAGGAGCTGGGTGACCTGGTGAAGGCAGTGGATCCCACCTTGGCTCTCAGTGTCTACCTGAGGGCCAATGTTCCCAACAAAGTCATCCAGTGCTTCGCAGAGACTGGTCAGTTCCCCAAGATTGTCCTGTACGCCAAGAAG GTGGGCTACACTCCAGACTGGATCTTTCTGCTCAGGAATGTGATGCGGATCAACCCAGAACAAGGTCTGCAGTTTGCGCAGATGCTGGTCCAGGATGAAGAGCCTCTGGCTGACATCACACAG ATCGTGGATGTATTCATGGAGTACAACCTGATCCAGCAGTGCACCTCATTCCTCCTGGATGCTCTGAAGAACAACAGACCCTCGGAAGGACCACTCCAGACTCGCCTGCTGGAGATGAACCTCATGCATGCTCCACAG GTTGCCGATGCTATCCTGGGCAACCAGATGTTCACCAACTACGACCGCGCCCACATCGCCCAGCTGTGCGAGAAGGCCGGACTCCTGCAAAGAGCGCTTGAACACTACACCGACTTGTATGACATCAAGCGTGCTGTGGTGCATACACACCTGCTCAACCCAGAG tGGCTGGTGAACTTCTTTGGCTCTCTGTCGGTGGAGGACTCTCTGGAGTGCCTCAGGGCCATGCTGTCTGCCAACATTCGCCAGAACCTGCAGATCTGTGTCCAGGTGGCTTCCAAGTACCACGAGCAGCTCACCACACAGTCTCTCACTGAGCTCTTTGAGTCCTTCAAGAGCTTTGAAG gTCTGTTCTACTTCCTGGGCTCTATTGTGAACTTCAGTCAGGACCCTGAAGTTCACTTCAAATACATCCAGGCTGCCTGCAAGACGGGCCAGATCAAAGAGGTGGAGAGGATCTGCAGGGAGAGCAACTGCTACGACCCAGAGCGCGTCAAGAACTTCCTCAAG GAAGCCAAACTCACCGACCAGCTACCACTCATCATCGTCTGCGACCGCTTTGACTTTGTCCATGACCTGGTGCTCTACCTGTACCGCAACAACCTGCAGAAATACATCGAGATCTACGTGCAGAAG GTGAATCCTAGCCGTCTGCCTGTTGTGGTCGGTGGCCTCTTGGACGTGGACTGCTCAGAGGATGTCATCAAAAGCCTGATCCTGGTTGTCAGGGGACAGTTCTCTACTGATGAACTGGTCGCTGAGGTTGAAAAGAGGAACAG actgaagctgctgctgccctgGCTGGAGTCTCGTATCCACGAAGGCTGTGAGGAGCCCGCTACCCATAACGCTCTGGCCAAGATCTACattgacagcaacaacaacccTGAACGCTTCCTGAGGGAAAACCCGTACTATGACAGCCGTGTGGTTGGAAAGTACTGTGAGAAGAGAGACCCCCACCTGGCCTGCGTGTCCTACGAGAGAGGACAGTGCGATCAGGAGCTGATCAAT GTCTGCAATGAGAACTCCCTGTTCAAGAGCCTGTCCCGTTACCTGGTCCGCCGCAAAGACCCTGACCTGTGGGCCAGTGTGCTGCTGGAGGCCAACCCCTTCAGACGACCACTCATTGACCAG GTGGTGCAGACAGCCCTGTCAGAAACCCAGGACCCAGAAGAGGTATCAGTCACTGTCAAAGCCTTCATGACTGCGGACTTGCCCAACGAGCTCATTGAGCTGCTAGAGAAGATTGTGTTGGACAACTCTGTCTTCAGTGAACACAG AAATCTGCAGAACCTGCTGATCCTGACAGCGATCAAAGCAGACCGTACCCGTGTGATGGAGTACATCAGCAGGCTAGACAACTATGACGCTCCCGATATCGCTAACATTGCCATCAGCAACGAGCTCTTCGAGGAAGCCTTTGCCATCTTCAAGAAGTTTGACGTCAACACCTCTGCTGTGCAG GTGCTGATCGAGCACATTGGCAACCTGGACCGGGCATATGAGTTTGCAGAACGCTGCAACGAGCCGGCTGTGTGGAGCCAGCTGGCCAAGGCTCAGCTGCAGAAGGACTTGGTGAAAGAGGCTATCGACTCCTACATCAAAGCCGATGATCCCTCAGCATACATGGAGGTGGTACAGGCTGCTGATAAGAGCG GTAACTGGGAGGACTTGGTCAAATTCCTTCAGATGGCTCGTAAGAAGGCCCGCGAGTCCTACGTGGAGACAGAGCTCATCTTTGCCTTGGCCAAAACCAATCGCCTGGCTGAGCTGGAAGAGTTCATCAACGGACCCAACAATGCTCACATCCAACAG GTTGGTGACCGCTGCTACGATGAGAAAATGTACGATGCCGCGAAGCTGCTATACAACAACGTCTCCAACTTCGGTCGTCTGGCTTCGACTCTGGTGCACCTCGGGGAGTACCAGGCTGCTGTGGATGGTGCCCGCAAGGCCAACAGCACCCGCACCTGGAAAGAGGTGTGCTTCGCCTGCGTGGATGGAAAAGAGTTCAGACTGGCCCAGATGTGCGGTCTCCACATCGTGGTGCACGCTGacgagctggaggagctgatcAACTATTACCAG gaCCGCGGTTACTTTGAGGAGCTGATCACCATGCTGGAGGCTGCCCTGGGCCTGGAGCGTGCTCACATGGGGATGTTCACAGAGCTGGCCATCCTTTACTCCAAGTTCAAGCCCCAGAAGATGAGGGAGCATCTGGAGCTCTTCTGGTCCAGAGTTAACATCCCGAAGgtgctgagagcagcagagcaggcTCACCTGTGGGCTGAGCTGGTCTTCCTGTATGACAAGTACGAGGAGTTCGACAACGCCATCATCACCATGATGAACCACCCGACAGATGCCTGGAAGGAAGGACAGTTCAAAGACATCATCACCAAG GTGGCCAACGTGGAGCTGTACTACAAAGCCACCCAGTTCTATCTGGAGTTCAAGCCCTTGTTACTGAATGATTTGCTCATAGTGCTTTCTCCAAGACTGGATCACTCCCGTGCTGTCAACTTCTTCAGCAAG GTGAAACAGCTGCCTCTGGTCAAACCCTACCTGCGGTCAGTACAGAACCATAACAACAAATCAGTCAATGAAGCACTTAACAACCTCTTCATCACAGAGGAAGATTATCAG GCACTGAGGACATCAATAGACGCCTACGACAACTTTGACAACATCTCGCTGGCCCAGCGCTTGGAGAAGCACGAGCTGATTGAGTTCAGGAGAATCGCTGCCTACCTCTTCAAGGGCAACAACCGCTGGAAACAGAGCGTGGAGCTCTGCAAGAAGGACAAGCTCTATAAG GACGCCATGCAGTATGCCTCAGAGTCCAAGGACACGGAGCTGGCAGAGGAGCTGCTGTCCTGGTTCCTACAGGAGGACAAGAAAGAGTGTTTCGCCGCCTGCCTGTTCACCTGCTACGACCTGCTGCGGCCTGACGTGGTGCTGGAGACCGCCTGGAGGCACAACATCATGGACTTTTCTATGCCATACTTCATTCAGGTCATGAGGGAGTACCTCAGCAAG GTAGATAAACTAGAAACCTCAGAGTCCctaaggaaagaggaggagcaggcaaCAGAGACACAACCCATCGTCTATG GCACACCCCAGCTGATGCTGACAGCAGGCCCCAGCGTACCTGTGCCCCCTCAGCAAGCCTACGGCTACGGCTACCAGGCACCTGCAGGATACACTCAGCCAGCAGCTCAGCCAGGCTTTGGCTACGGCATGTAA
- the cltca gene encoding clathrin, heavy chain a (Hc) isoform X2, with protein sequence MAQILPIRFQEHLQLQNLGINPANIGFSTLTMESDKFICIREKVGEQTQVVIIDMADPNTPIRRPISADSAIMNPASKVIALKAAKTLQIFNIEMKSKMKAHTMTDDVTFWKWISLNTVALVTDNAVYHWSMEGDSQPVKVFDRHSSLAGCQIINYRTDAKQKWLLLIGISAQQNRVVGAMQLYSVDRKVSQPIEGHAASFAQFKMEGNSEESTLFCFAVRGQAGGKLHIIEVGTPPTGNQPFPKKAVDVFFPPEAQNDFPVAMQISSKQDVVFLITKYGYIHLYDLETGTCIYMNRISGETIFVTAPHEATSGIIGVNRKGQVLSVCVEEENIIPYITNVLQNPDLALRLAVRNNLAGAEELFARKFNNLFAAGNYSEAAKVAANAPKGILRTPDTIRRFQSVPTQPGQTSPLLQYFGILLDQGQLNKFESLELCRPVLQQGRKQLLEKWLKEDKLECSEELGDLVKAVDPTLALSVYLRANVPNKVIQCFAETGQFPKIVLYAKKVGYTPDWIFLLRNVMRINPEQGLQFAQMLVQDEEPLADITQIVDVFMEYNLIQQCTSFLLDALKNNRPSEGPLQTRLLEMNLMHAPQVADAILGNQMFTNYDRAHIAQLCEKAGLLQRALEHYTDLYDIKRAVVHTHLLNPEWLVNFFGSLSVEDSLECLRAMLSANIRQNLQICVQVASKYHEQLTTQSLTELFESFKSFEGLFYFLGSIVNFSQDPEVHFKYIQAACKTGQIKEVERICRESNCYDPERVKNFLKEAKLTDQLPLIIVCDRFDFVHDLVLYLYRNNLQKYIEIYVQKVNPSRLPVVVGGLLDVDCSEDVIKSLILVVRGQFSTDELVAEVEKRNRLKLLLPWLESRIHEGCEEPATHNALAKIYIDSNNNPERFLRENPYYDSRVVGKYCEKRDPHLACVSYERGQCDQELINVCNENSLFKSLSRYLVRRKDPDLWASVLLEANPFRRPLIDQVVQTALSETQDPEEVSVTVKAFMTADLPNELIELLEKIVLDNSVFSEHRNLQNLLILTAIKADRTRVMEYISRLDNYDAPDIANIAISNELFEEAFAIFKKFDVNTSAVQVLIEHIGNLDRAYEFAERCNEPAVWSQLAKAQLQKDLVKEAIDSYIKADDPSAYMEVVQAADKSGNWEDLVKFLQMARKKARESYVETELIFALAKTNRLAELEEFINGPNNAHIQQVGDRCYDEKMYDAAKLLYNNVSNFGRLASTLVHLGEYQAAVDGARKANSTRTWKEVCFACVDGKEFRLAQMCGLHIVVHADELEELINYYQDRGYFEELITMLEAALGLERAHMGMFTELAILYSKFKPQKMREHLELFWSRVNIPKVLRAAEQAHLWAELVFLYDKYEEFDNAIITMMNHPTDAWKEGQFKDIITKVANVELYYKATQFYLEFKPLLLNDLLIVLSPRLDHSRAVNFFSKVKQLPLVKPYLRSVQNHNNKSVNEALNNLFITEEDYQALRTSIDAYDNFDNISLAQRLEKHELIEFRRIAAYLFKGNNRWKQSVELCKKDKLYKDAMQYASESKDTELAEELLSWFLQEDKKECFAACLFTCYDLLRPDVVLETAWRHNIMDFSMPYFIQVMREYLSKVDKLETSESLRKEEEQATETQPIVYGTPQLMLTAGPSVPVPPQQAYGYGYQAPAGYTQPAAQPGFGYGM encoded by the exons CTCCAAAATTTAGGGATCAATCCGGCCAACATAGGCTTCAGCACCCTGACCATGGAGTCGGATAAGTTCATCTGTATCCGGGAGAAGGTGGGGGAGCAGACTCAGGTGGTGATCATTGACATGGCAGACCCCAATACACCTATCCGCAGGCCCATCTCAGCTGACAGCGCCATCATGAATCCAGCCAGCAAGGTCATTGCACTTAAAG CTGCCAAAACCCTTCAGATCTTCAACATTGAGATGAAGAGCAAGATGAAGGCGCACACCATGACAGACGATGTTACCTTCTGGAAGTGGATCTCCCTGAACACAGTTGCACTCGTGACTGACAATGCCGTCTACCACTGGAGCATGGAGGGCGACTCACAGCCCGTGAAAGTCTTTGACCGCCATTCCAGCCTGGCAGGCTGCCAGATCATCAACTACCGCACTGACGCCAAGCAGAAATGGCTCCTGCTCATTGGCATCTCAGCCCAG CAAAATCGGGTGGTGGGAGCCATGCAGCTCTACTCCGTTGACAGAAAGGTTTCTCAGCCTATTGAAGGCCACGCTGCCAGCTTCGCCCAGTTCAAGATGGAGGGGAATTCAGAGGAGTCAACTTTGTTCTGCTTTGCTGTCAGAGGCCAGGCCGGAGGAAAG TTGCACATCATTGAAGTGGGAACCCCACCAACTGGCAACCAGCCATTTCCAAAGAAAGCAGTGGATGTGTTCTTCCCTCCAGAAGCCCAGAACGACTTCCCTGTGGCCATGCAG ATAAGCTCCAAGCAAGATGTGGTTTTCCTCATTACCAAATACGGCTACATTCACCTGTATGACCTGGAGACGGGCACCTGCATCTACATGAACCGCATCAGCGGAGAGACCATCTTTGTTACCGCTCCACACGAGGCCACCTCAGGCATCATCGGCGTCAACAGGAAGGGACAG GTGCTGTCAGTCTGCGTGGAAGAGGAAAACATCATCCCCTACATCACTAACGTGCTCCAGAATCCAGATCTGGCTCTCCGCTTAGCTGTCCGCAACAACCTCGCCGGTGCTGAAGAGCTCTTTGCACGCAAGTTCAACAACCTGTTTGCTGCTGGCAACTACTCTGAGGCTGCCAAGGTCGCCGCCAATGCACCAAAG GGTATCCTGCGAACCCCAGACACCATCCGTCGCTTTCAGAGTGTTCCCACTCAGCCGGGCCAGACCTCTCCCTTGTTGCAGTACTTTGGTATCCTGTTGGACCAGGGCCAGCTTAACAAGTTCGAGTCCCTGGAGCTCTGCAGGCCTGTCCTCCAGCAGGGACGAAAGCAGCTTCTGGAGAAGTGGCTGAAGGAAGACAAG TTGGAGTGTTCAGAGGAGCTGGGTGACCTGGTGAAGGCAGTGGATCCCACCTTGGCTCTCAGTGTCTACCTGAGGGCCAATGTTCCCAACAAAGTCATCCAGTGCTTCGCAGAGACTGGTCAGTTCCCCAAGATTGTCCTGTACGCCAAGAAG GTGGGCTACACTCCAGACTGGATCTTTCTGCTCAGGAATGTGATGCGGATCAACCCAGAACAAGGTCTGCAGTTTGCGCAGATGCTGGTCCAGGATGAAGAGCCTCTGGCTGACATCACACAG ATCGTGGATGTATTCATGGAGTACAACCTGATCCAGCAGTGCACCTCATTCCTCCTGGATGCTCTGAAGAACAACAGACCCTCGGAAGGACCACTCCAGACTCGCCTGCTGGAGATGAACCTCATGCATGCTCCACAG GTTGCCGATGCTATCCTGGGCAACCAGATGTTCACCAACTACGACCGCGCCCACATCGCCCAGCTGTGCGAGAAGGCCGGACTCCTGCAAAGAGCGCTTGAACACTACACCGACTTGTATGACATCAAGCGTGCTGTGGTGCATACACACCTGCTCAACCCAGAG tGGCTGGTGAACTTCTTTGGCTCTCTGTCGGTGGAGGACTCTCTGGAGTGCCTCAGGGCCATGCTGTCTGCCAACATTCGCCAGAACCTGCAGATCTGTGTCCAGGTGGCTTCCAAGTACCACGAGCAGCTCACCACACAGTCTCTCACTGAGCTCTTTGAGTCCTTCAAGAGCTTTGAAG gTCTGTTCTACTTCCTGGGCTCTATTGTGAACTTCAGTCAGGACCCTGAAGTTCACTTCAAATACATCCAGGCTGCCTGCAAGACGGGCCAGATCAAAGAGGTGGAGAGGATCTGCAGGGAGAGCAACTGCTACGACCCAGAGCGCGTCAAGAACTTCCTCAAG GAAGCCAAACTCACCGACCAGCTACCACTCATCATCGTCTGCGACCGCTTTGACTTTGTCCATGACCTGGTGCTCTACCTGTACCGCAACAACCTGCAGAAATACATCGAGATCTACGTGCAGAAG GTGAATCCTAGCCGTCTGCCTGTTGTGGTCGGTGGCCTCTTGGACGTGGACTGCTCAGAGGATGTCATCAAAAGCCTGATCCTGGTTGTCAGGGGACAGTTCTCTACTGATGAACTGGTCGCTGAGGTTGAAAAGAGGAACAG actgaagctgctgctgccctgGCTGGAGTCTCGTATCCACGAAGGCTGTGAGGAGCCCGCTACCCATAACGCTCTGGCCAAGATCTACattgacagcaacaacaacccTGAACGCTTCCTGAGGGAAAACCCGTACTATGACAGCCGTGTGGTTGGAAAGTACTGTGAGAAGAGAGACCCCCACCTGGCCTGCGTGTCCTACGAGAGAGGACAGTGCGATCAGGAGCTGATCAAT GTCTGCAATGAGAACTCCCTGTTCAAGAGCCTGTCCCGTTACCTGGTCCGCCGCAAAGACCCTGACCTGTGGGCCAGTGTGCTGCTGGAGGCCAACCCCTTCAGACGACCACTCATTGACCAG GTGGTGCAGACAGCCCTGTCAGAAACCCAGGACCCAGAAGAGGTATCAGTCACTGTCAAAGCCTTCATGACTGCGGACTTGCCCAACGAGCTCATTGAGCTGCTAGAGAAGATTGTGTTGGACAACTCTGTCTTCAGTGAACACAG AAATCTGCAGAACCTGCTGATCCTGACAGCGATCAAAGCAGACCGTACCCGTGTGATGGAGTACATCAGCAGGCTAGACAACTATGACGCTCCCGATATCGCTAACATTGCCATCAGCAACGAGCTCTTCGAGGAAGCCTTTGCCATCTTCAAGAAGTTTGACGTCAACACCTCTGCTGTGCAG GTGCTGATCGAGCACATTGGCAACCTGGACCGGGCATATGAGTTTGCAGAACGCTGCAACGAGCCGGCTGTGTGGAGCCAGCTGGCCAAGGCTCAGCTGCAGAAGGACTTGGTGAAAGAGGCTATCGACTCCTACATCAAAGCCGATGATCCCTCAGCATACATGGAGGTGGTACAGGCTGCTGATAAGAGCG GTAACTGGGAGGACTTGGTCAAATTCCTTCAGATGGCTCGTAAGAAGGCCCGCGAGTCCTACGTGGAGACAGAGCTCATCTTTGCCTTGGCCAAAACCAATCGCCTGGCTGAGCTGGAAGAGTTCATCAACGGACCCAACAATGCTCACATCCAACAG GTTGGTGACCGCTGCTACGATGAGAAAATGTACGATGCCGCGAAGCTGCTATACAACAACGTCTCCAACTTCGGTCGTCTGGCTTCGACTCTGGTGCACCTCGGGGAGTACCAGGCTGCTGTGGATGGTGCCCGCAAGGCCAACAGCACCCGCACCTGGAAAGAGGTGTGCTTCGCCTGCGTGGATGGAAAAGAGTTCAGACTGGCCCAGATGTGCGGTCTCCACATCGTGGTGCACGCTGacgagctggaggagctgatcAACTATTACCAG gaCCGCGGTTACTTTGAGGAGCTGATCACCATGCTGGAGGCTGCCCTGGGCCTGGAGCGTGCTCACATGGGGATGTTCACAGAGCTGGCCATCCTTTACTCCAAGTTCAAGCCCCAGAAGATGAGGGAGCATCTGGAGCTCTTCTGGTCCAGAGTTAACATCCCGAAGgtgctgagagcagcagagcaggcTCACCTGTGGGCTGAGCTGGTCTTCCTGTATGACAAGTACGAGGAGTTCGACAACGCCATCATCACCATGATGAACCACCCGACAGATGCCTGGAAGGAAGGACAGTTCAAAGACATCATCACCAAG GTGGCCAACGTGGAGCTGTACTACAAAGCCACCCAGTTCTATCTGGAGTTCAAGCCCTTGTTACTGAATGATTTGCTCATAGTGCTTTCTCCAAGACTGGATCACTCCCGTGCTGTCAACTTCTTCAGCAAG GTGAAACAGCTGCCTCTGGTCAAACCCTACCTGCGGTCAGTACAGAACCATAACAACAAATCAGTCAATGAAGCACTTAACAACCTCTTCATCACAGAGGAAGATTATCAG GCACTGAGGACATCAATAGACGCCTACGACAACTTTGACAACATCTCGCTGGCCCAGCGCTTGGAGAAGCACGAGCTGATTGAGTTCAGGAGAATCGCTGCCTACCTCTTCAAGGGCAACAACCGCTGGAAACAGAGCGTGGAGCTCTGCAAGAAGGACAAGCTCTATAAG GACGCCATGCAGTATGCCTCAGAGTCCAAGGACACGGAGCTGGCAGAGGAGCTGCTGTCCTGGTTCCTACAGGAGGACAAGAAAGAGTGTTTCGCCGCCTGCCTGTTCACCTGCTACGACCTGCTGCGGCCTGACGTGGTGCTGGAGACCGCCTGGAGGCACAACATCATGGACTTTTCTATGCCATACTTCATTCAGGTCATGAGGGAGTACCTCAGCAAG GTAGATAAACTAGAAACCTCAGAGTCCctaaggaaagaggaggagcaggcaaCAGAGACACAACCCATCGTCTATG GCACACCCCAGCTGATGCTGACAGCAGGCCCCAGCGTACCTGTGCCCCCTCAGCAAGCCTACGGCTACGGCTACCAGGCACCTGCAGGATACACTCAGCCAGCAGCTCAGCCAGGCTTTGGCTACGGCATGTAA